From the Micromonospora echinofusca genome, the window CTTCGCCGAGGCGCTGGACGGCTCCACCGCCCGGGTCGACCCGGAGTTGCGCCCGCACCTGCCGGAGCTGCTCTGGCTGGCGTACATGGGGGTGGTGCTCTACTGGGTCTACGACCACTCGCCCGGCCAGGCCCGCACCCGGCAGCTCATCGACGGCGCGGTGCCGCTGGTCGACCGACTGGTGGGGCTGTCGCGGTTGCGCGTACTGCGCCCGGTGACCCGGCAGGTGCTCGACCTCATTCGTACGCTGCGTCACTGACCGCCGGACGCGGCCATCCCCCGAGTAGTCGCAGGTCAGAGTCCGTTAGTCGACACCCGGATCGCAACAGTGGCACCTTGCCGACGCCCCCACCGATACGTAGCGTGATGGGTGCGCACACCACCTGCGGGCCCTGGGGGAGACTGCGGACCGTGGATCCGGCCCGGGAACCACGGTCCGCGCCCCGCCCTCGGGCACGCTCAGGGCGGATAGACGCCGAACGACCGCCAGCCCCGGTCGGCGAAGCCGGCAGCGGTCGCCACCCGGGCGGAGGCGGTGTTGGCGGGGTCGTGCAGGTACGTCGGGACGGCTCCCTCGTCGAGCACCCGGCGCGCCGCCTGGGCGACCAGCCGCCGGGCCAGTCCCCGCCCCCGGGCCGCCGGCACGGTGCCGACCGCCAGCTCGTGGCCGTACGCGTCGTGCCGCTTGATCCCGACCCCGGACAGGTAGCGGCCCTGGGCGTCGCGTGCCACCAGGACCGGACGGTCGAACAGGCGCAGCCAGGACGGCAGCCCGGCGGCGGTCGGGGCCGTCCACTCCCCCGCGTCCGGCAGCGGGGTCGGCGCCACGCTCCACCGGAACACGTCGTCGTGCACCGCCCAGCCGGGTCGGCCGACCGCGGCGGGCAACGCCGCGAGCGGCGGGCCGCCCGGCCGCCGGGCCAGCTCGCGGACCGCCGCGACCCGGTCGGGGGCGACGGAGAGCACGGTGCTGGCGCCGGCGGCCACCGCGACGGCCGGCCGGAGCCGGCCGTCCCAGGCCGGTCGGGCCCGCCGGTGCGAGCCGACCACGTGCAGCCCGGGCCCGGCCGGCCACTGGCCGAGCCAGCTCGCCAGGTGCAGGTGCAGCCGCCGGTCGAGCATCGCCGGTCACCTCCCACGGCCGTCGGTCGTCACCCGGAGGTCGGGCCGCCGACGCCGCCCGCCTCGCCGACGATCACCGTACGCGGGCGCGGGGCGGCGCGCGCGCGAACCCGTCGGGGGTGGACCGGCGCGGAGCCCCGTGAACCGACGGAACCCGCCCCGCGCAGCGGGGACGCGCGCGATGATTGGACGGCGTGCCGGGCGGGTAGACGTATCGACACACCGATGACCGCCGATTCATGGGACGAGGGTCGATCACGGGAACCAGACGCATCGATCGGCCGTCATATTCATTTTCATACATGGACAACTTTGTTTGGGACGGTATGGTCATGCCGAATCAGCCGAACGACCGGTACCACCAGGACCCGGAGCGACTCTGGCGATGCACCGAGGCCACCGGATGGTTCCCGGCCCAGTCGGCGTACCGGGGCCACCGCGCCGGGCCCGAGGCGCTCCCGTGGAGCGAGGTCGACAAGCAGCCCGCCGGCGCCGCGTCGCGCGGCGGCCGGAACTTCCGCTGACCACCCCGCGCGCGGCCCGGTCGTCCCGCGACACACCCGGACGGTCCACCGGCGGCTTTCGCACACCTGTCGGGTAATTTCTTCTGGTCCGGCATCCCGGCCTACGACAGGAGAAGCTCCGCGCATGGGCAAGAAGACGATCCACGTCTCCGACTTCAGCGGCACGGTCATCCAGCCCGACGACGAGGTGGTCCGCGTCGTCGTCCTGGAGCACCCGGACCTGGTCGCGGGGCCCGTGCGGCTGGACGCCACCCCGGTCGAGGTGGAGAGCATCGACGACGCCGCGCTGGACGTCGCGGTGGTCGAGATCCACGACCGGCACGGCGACGGCGAGCCGCGCCGGGTGGTGCTCACCGCGAGCGAGTTCGACGCGATGGCGACCGACGTGCCGATGGCGCAGCTGCTGAAGACCGCCGAGCGGGTCCGCCCGCCGAAGGCCCGCAAGGGCGCGGAGCGGGTCGACTACGGCACGATCGAGCACGCCGGCCGGCCGCACCGGGGCCGGGTCACCGAGGAGGAGGCCCGGCTGGTGCGCGAGCGGCTCGACGAGGTCAACAAGCGGCTCGCCGACGCCGGGATCCGCCAGGTGGACCCGACGGACCCCGAACACGCCGCCCGCTACGGCTTCCCCGCCGCGCCCTGAGGCGGGTCATTCCCGCATCTGGACGGCCCGCAGGGCCGCCGCCACCCACTCCTCGGTCGCGGCCTTGCTGACGCCGAGCCCGCTGAGGACCCCGGCGCCGTTCTCGTGCTCCAGCAGCGCGAGCAGGATGTGCTCGGTGCCGATGTAGTTGTGCCCGAGGCGCAGGGCCTCCCGGAAGGTCAGCTCCAGCGCCTTCTTGCCCTGGGCGTCGTACGGGATCAGGTCGGGCACCTCGGCGGACGAGGGCGGCAGCGCCGCCGTCGCGGCCTCGCGTACGCGCTCCAGCGGCATCCCCTGGGCGACGATCGCCTTCGCGGCCAGGGCCTCCGGCTCGCTGAGCAGCCCCAGCACCAGGTGTTCGGGGCGGATCTCGGCGTGCCCGGTGGCCCTGGCCTCGTTCTGCGAGGCCATCACCACGTTGCGCGCGCGGGGGGTGAACCGGGAGAAGCCCTGCTGCGGGTCGAGCGGCGTCTCGTCGGCCTTCGGGACGAAGCGCTTCTGCGCCGCCTGCTTGCTGACGCCCATGCTGCGGCCGATCTCGGTCCAGGACGCGCCGGAGCGGCGTGCCTGGTCGACGAAGTGGCCGATCAGGTGGTCGGCGATCTCCCCGAGGTGGTCGGCCGCGATGACTGCGTCGGTGAGCTGGTCGAGCGCGTCGGTGTGCGCCTTCTTGATCGCCCGGATCAGGTCGTCCAGGCGTACGGGGTTGGTCATCTGCACTGGATCCGTCATGCGTCAACCATAGGTTGACGGGTGAGCATCGTCAACCAAAAGTTGACGGTCAGGGTCGGCGAGCCTCGTCCACCTCGACGGATGACGGCCGGTGACCACGCGTAGGAAAGTTTCACCATTGCCTCGCTCGATATAGAAGTTTTACGATTCGGCCCTCATCGTCCGCCCTCCCGCACGGTACGAACATCGGAGGCAACAATGTGTGACACACCGGAGCCAGGCAAGCTGCTCCACGTACCGGCCCGGCGCCGCGCCCTGTTCACGGCGCTGGGCGTCGGCGCCGGCATCGGGGTGCTCGGTCTGCCCAGCCCCGCGCTGGCCGCCGTCGCCGGCTGGAGCAACCCGACCCGCGGCACACTCACCTCCGGCTACAAGAGCCCCAGCCGGCCCGGTCACCTGGGCTGGGACGTGGCCAACAGCCAGGGCACCCCGATCTACGCCACCGCCGACGGAACCGTCCGGGACGTCAAGACCAACTCGTACCCGGGCGACACGACGAGCGGCCCGCTGGCCGGCCGCACCGGCAACAGCGTCCACATCAACCACGCCGACAGCTACTTCTCCTACTACGGCCACCTGCACCGGGTGCTGGTCAGCGCCGGCCAGCGGATCAGCTGCGGGCAGCTGATCGGCCTCATGGGCAACACCGGCAACTCGACCGGCCCGCACCTGCACTTCGAGATCCACCGGCCCCGGCTGACCTCGCTGGACCCCCGGGTCTTCCTGGCCAACCGGGGCATCACCCTCGGCTCGACGGCCCCGGTGGGCAGCACCGGCTACCCGAGCGTCAGCCAGGGCGCCTCGGGCTGGGTGCCCCGGGTGATCCAGTAC encodes:
- a CDS encoding peptidoglycan DD-metalloendopeptidase family protein: MCDTPEPGKLLHVPARRRALFTALGVGAGIGVLGLPSPALAAVAGWSNPTRGTLTSGYKSPSRPGHLGWDVANSQGTPIYATADGTVRDVKTNSYPGDTTSGPLAGRTGNSVHINHADSYFSYYGHLHRVLVSAGQRISCGQLIGLMGNTGNSTGPHLHFEIHRPRLTSLDPRVFLANRGITLGSTAPVGSTGYPSVSQGASGWVPRVIQYLVRARGISVVVDGIYGPGCTASVRSFQSSRGLYADGMVGPITWTALVLPLREGNSGDLVRGLQTALNARGASLLVDGGFGSVTASAVRAFQSRNGLVADGLVGPVTWSVLI
- a CDS encoding Clp protease N-terminal domain-containing protein, coding for MTDPVQMTNPVRLDDLIRAIKKAHTDALDQLTDAVIAADHLGEIADHLIGHFVDQARRSGASWTEIGRSMGVSKQAAQKRFVPKADETPLDPQQGFSRFTPRARNVVMASQNEARATGHAEIRPEHLVLGLLSEPEALAAKAIVAQGMPLERVREAATAALPPSSAEVPDLIPYDAQGKKALELTFREALRLGHNYIGTEHILLALLEHENGAGVLSGLGVSKAATEEWVAAALRAVQMRE
- a CDS encoding DNA repair protein, which produces MPNQPNDRYHQDPERLWRCTEATGWFPAQSAYRGHRAGPEALPWSEVDKQPAGAASRGGRNFR
- a CDS encoding GNAT family N-acetyltransferase, translating into MLDRRLHLHLASWLGQWPAGPGLHVVGSHRRARPAWDGRLRPAVAVAAGASTVLSVAPDRVAAVRELARRPGGPPLAALPAAVGRPGWAVHDDVFRWSVAPTPLPDAGEWTAPTAAGLPSWLRLFDRPVLVARDAQGRYLSGVGIKRHDAYGHELAVGTVPAARGRGLARRLVAQAARRVLDEGAVPTYLHDPANTASARVATAAGFADRGWRSFGVYPP